A section of the Streptobacillus felis genome encodes:
- a CDS encoding alpha/beta hydrolase fold domain-containing protein, with product MKKYLLLLSMLTFVGCSTLTTSILKTTNFLYRGEKTNLVNFGRAVSSYEPKWNHLDFIYHEKILYDGNTKLELIKKKDKVNDSVIYYAHGGAFLYPLSNYYRDLAEFMIGLNDNYDIVFVDYRQLPYSFYPSGHDDYESGLDYVFSKYKNVYTMGDSAGGHLIVSSILKRIDEKKKLPHATVLLSPFLDISYTVPSRKENIKTDLLIGSAASDYKPSKLLVDNEYFKYEKDKKHPYISPVFGNFKGFPPTYIEVNNGELLFDDSYIMKQKLDKEKIENRFVTVDGLFHVYHILKSEEAKTSFKGIFEFLDKKRLGR from the coding sequence CTATTACTTTTATCAATGCTTACATTTGTTGGTTGTTCTACATTAACAACTTCTATACTTAAAACAACAAATTTTCTATATAGAGGTGAAAAGACTAATTTAGTTAATTTTGGAAGAGCTGTATCAAGTTATGAACCTAAGTGGAATCACTTAGATTTCATATATCATGAAAAGATACTTTATGATGGTAATACTAAACTTGAATTAATAAAGAAAAAAGATAAGGTTAACGATTCTGTAATATATTATGCTCATGGAGGTGCTTTCCTTTATCCTCTATCTAATTATTATAGGGATCTTGCAGAATTTATGATAGGACTAAATGATAATTATGATATCGTTTTTGTTGATTATAGGCAGCTACCTTATAGCTTCTATCCTAGTGGTCATGATGATTATGAAAGCGGATTAGATTATGTATTTTCTAAGTATAAAAATGTATATACTATGGGTGATTCTGCAGGAGGACACTTAATAGTCTCAAGTATATTAAAAAGAATAGATGAGAAAAAGAAATTACCTCATGCAACAGTTCTTTTATCTCCATTTTTAGATATTTCATATACTGTTCCTAGTAGAAAAGAAAATATTAAAACAGACTTATTAATAGGATCTGCTGCAAGTGATTACAAACCATCTAAACTTTTAGTGGATAATGAATACTTTAAATATGAAAAAGATAAAAAACATCCATATATATCTCCAGTTTTTGGAAACTTTAAAGGTTTTCCACCTACATATATAGAAGTAAATAATGGAGAACTATTATTTGATGATTCATATATTATGAAACAAAAACTAGATAAAGAAAAAATAGAAAATAGATTTGTAACAGTTGATGGACTTTTCCATGTATACCATATACTTAAATCAGAAGAAGCAAAAACATCATTTAAAGGAATATTTGAATTCCTTGATAAAAAAAGATTAGGGAGATAA